GCCCCCTTCTCTAGGTGACCTCATCATGTCCGCTTTCTTTGgcttttcaatcaattttttgtaAAGCATTTTACCCAAAGTTAGCTAGAACTTCTGCTTGTGTGGATTTACCACTCTACTTTTTACTGTTCGACCTTCCAGTTCGAATTATGAATACTCATATTAATTTAGACAGATGTGTCCTATGTCATTTAAGTTTGTTGGTATGCACTGTGCAGCAAGTGGTAGGCCGACTCTCAACCTTGAAAGACGTTTGGATCATGATGGGCATCCTTTGGCCATAACTACAGCTGAAGCAGTCGCAGCTAATGGAGTTCCACCTTGGAATTGGAGGGAAACCCCTGGAAATGGTTTGTTTATCTACTGTAATGTGATAAAATGTTTGTTATCTACTTTGAGGACTTCTGCCCAAGCATATGAATGACTCGCCAATTTCAAATGCTACCTGCTGAAGATCTTTGCTTTGCACATCACATCTGTGCCTAACACCCAAAAGCCACCCCCAACACTCTTGAGTTGATAATGTTTCAGAGTTAGcaacattttattgatgatactgtgcttctttccctttctctgtGGTTCAACAGGTGAGAGTCAGTCATATGGTGGGAGGGTCATCTCAGTGAAGTGGGGTGACTATACCAGAAGGGTTGGTATTGATGGCACTGCCGATTCCATTAAAGAGGCGATCAAATCTGCTTTTAGATTGAGAACCAAACGAGCATTTTGGTTGGAGGATGAAGACCAGGTAATACGAAGTCTTGACAGAGATATGCCTTTGGGAAATTACAATCTCCAGCTTGATGAAGGTAATAGCAGCGCATGCTGGTTTTGGAATGGGCATAGCCGTACAAATCATGAAATTGTTTTGGCACGAGGCGCACCGCCATTTGTTTTAGTCACTAAATTACACTATACTGACTATATGGACTGCTTATGCATAGATCTATATATTTCAGGACTGGCCATAAAAGTTTGCCTATATGATGAGTCAGGGCATATTTCAGTTCATCCAGAAGATAAGATTTTCTACACGGAAGATGATTATCGTGATTTTCTTGCCCGAAGAGGGTGGACGTGTTTGAGGGAACTTGATGGGTACAGAAACATTGATAATATGGATGACCTACGGCCTGGTGGAATCTACCGCGGTGTGACATGAGGCCTGCGGGCTCTAATGTGAGGGGAACTTTGTAATTATGACCATGATGGAGCTGAACCGTGACGTTAAATTGTGTATAGCATCTTGGCACGAGATGTTATTCGATTAGCAGTGTGCTGAGGCATTTCAAAAATGTATATATCACTCCCTGGATTACCGAAATGCTGTTGACATAACTGCCTTTTTGGCCTGTAACAATGTTGTAATTACATTTGGCTTTCCTCTGAAAATCTCTTTGAGAATTCTTCCATTTTACCGGAGGCCACCTCAGGTCATTTTGACAATGAGCACGAATGCCGTGATTTGGACGAAAGGGGACAGAGACAAGGGAGTTCACAATTGCCATATTTCTCGGGatgcatttaacaaaaattacAGAATTAGCCGATTCATAACAGGAACTTGAGGACATTGTTTCTCGGGGTCAGTCCATTCAAGTCGTACAAAATGTGAATAAAAGATTCACAATATCCAGTTTAAGACACTAGGGAAATTACTGCTCATCCCATTCATCGTTCTTGTACGATACAAGTGTGTCCACCTTGTGTATCTGCAAGACATCAGAAAGACGTAAATGCATCAGGAGGGCTGAAGAACCAACGATAGCTAGCTGCCGAAGGGTCGACACCAGCTTGAAAAGAGAAGAACGAAAAGTGTAGTCTTCATCTCCAACTAACCTTTGTGTCAAAAGAATGCAACTTAACCATCTGTGGATTGGCAATCAACTTAGGGTCGCTCTCAATCCACGTGAATGGAACCGCCACGTCCTTATCAGTGTATGCTAACACATCAAATACACCTACAAAGACGAGCAAgagaatttcaaaatcaaacaagCCCATGAGCATGTGAACTGTGTCACCGAAATGGTCGCCAGAGTTATCCTTCTTACAGGGTTCATCAAGGCATGGCAAGTAAGTGATGCTCGAAGCAATCTGTCGCATAATTGCTTGAATCTCTCTCATGATCTCTTTGTCACTCTTTTCTCTCGAGACTCTGTAAGCAGAACCATGCCGAGTGTTCAGGGACAACAACCCAAAAGGTCAACataatagaaaaacaaaagctaACTTGGTTTTTAAATTACCCCTTCTCGACGACCTCGCCATCGGTCTCGATGCTGAAGTTCCACCTCTCCAACACCTCACCAGTGGCCTTGCTCATTATAACAAGAACAACCCTCTGCAGTTTGCCAGCCTCCAACCATTCTTTCGAGCAAAAATTCAACATTCAGACTCATCAGATAATTGTAGCAGACATCGTTACaaggaaaataaacaaaagttcttcttttgttgtgttTGGCTGGTGAGTTTGACACATAGAATACACCttattcacataaacaaatCAAGCCCCGAGGTCAAACCATTCAACTCACAGTCCAACACTCCTTTTCGCCGCCCCAGGAGTGCAAATCAATCTTTACACATTCCCTAACTCTGCATTGTCTACAGAATGCACGCAGAACAGCAATGGGGAACTATTCAAGTTGCAAAAGTTAAGATCTTTTCTCACCCGAAAGCTGAGCATTTAAGTTGGCAATGAAGGATTTGACACCTTCATCCTGAGTAAGCAGCATCGGAAGCCCATATTTCTTCACCTTCGCGAAACTCTCCTCCGGATACACCCCGCGATTGTACAGAATACTGACAAAATCAAAACCccaaaatgttttttttctcACTCAATTCTCAGTCGATAAACCGAATTAGGTCATGTACACTCTACATATCTCATATACAGTACACCGCCAGAGTCCATTTTCTTACCTGTTTGCAGCATAACCTGAAAAACGAAGAACCAGATGCGAACCCACGAGATCAATAAAAGGGTTTCAGCAAAAAACAAACGAATGAAATCTCGAAAATCGAAACCGACGACGAACCGAAGAACTCGCTGACGATCGCCGCGGAGCCGCGCAGGGTGATGATGTCCTTGGCGACGGTCTTCGAGGCCATGCTAAACGAGTTCGCCCCTGGACGGAATCGAACGAACGCGGAACCGGGCAGCGCGAGAGCGAGATTCCGAAGGGAGAAATCGGCGAACCGACCGTGGAAAGAGCGCGAGCGGAGAAGCGCGGAGCGAAGGGCGGACGGAGAGCGAGTAGAACGGAGTGCGAAATGGCTGATCTGCGCGGAGACGTTTGGGAAGATTTggtgtttttttcttcttttatcgtTGGGGTTTCAGCGTAATAAATCAAAGGGAAAGGAGGATATGTCGCGAGTGGGAGAGAGTGTAACGGCTACTTCTCTGTTTGTCTGGTCCTTCGGCGGCGACTCCCCTCTTTTCAAAGTGCTCCTTCAACGgttcgttttctttttattccccCCCCTCAATTCGAGAAAAATCACTGCCTGCGACGCTTGCGAAATGGACGGTCGTGATGCGCTTGGTTCATCGAATCAGGGTGCAGCGAAAAGTATTctttaataaaagttattttttatttaatcaaatctCTCCACTTCCgatttttctaattcaagtCATTATCTTTCTGTAAATTTCCTAATCGACTCCAATCCTCCCAAATCCAACTACAGCCGTCGAGAATGACATGAGATTATGACATGGATGAAATTTCAGGCAATGTGGAGCCTATTTAAATGCCAATATGAGAACATTTAGCCAATGCCAATAGCGTCGGAATATGACAAAAATTGCTAAAGCATCTTTTTGGATGCCTTTGCAGAATCGAGTGCTCCGAGTGCTTCTAAGAACTtccattttatattatttatttgtggaactattaaaagtgatgtatttattcaatatggACGCCAACCACAAGCCAAAGGCAATGCTGCCTAGGTCTTGTTAGACTTGGTGTTGAAGAGATTCAATTGAGACTTTAGTAAATGAATATGATTTGGTTGTGTGCCGTATGGAGTTTGATTTGAAGAGTTGTTGTGACTTGCCTCAAATCATGGGAATACACAATTCTTATCGTGTTGTTTACTACTTTGAATACTCTATGATATTCAAAGCTTGCCTTACAAAATCAAACTTCCTAAACTAATTGCATTTTCTTAGGAGACTACCTTGATAGGGCAATGCTCTGACCAATTAAATTAGACAACTTACTTTTCCAAATTGTCTAACTCTTcgatcaaaaaataaaaagctaaaaaacTATCAGACCCATAAATGTATTCGGAGTAGACAATAAGGGAGAAATTGTTCGTCTTGTAAATTCACACGTACACAAACCTATAGTAGGGGATAGGCGGGGACTAGAGCATGATTAGAATCAAGAAGCTTGTCCTAGATCACGACCAAAAACGTCCTGGACATCCTCACAGTTGAGACGGATCTTCTTTTTCCAGGCTTAAAGACGTATTTTTGGGGGACAAGCAAGAAGAAAACTGATGGAGCCGCGAAATCAGATTCGAGTACTAATTTATAATGAGACGATGCCTTGCACATAAAGGTGTCGTGGTGTAGTTGGTTATCACGTCAGTCTAACACACTGAAGGTCTCCGGTTCGAACCCGGGCGACGCCATTTTCCtcccttcattttcctttttcagccatgccaaaacgacatcgtctctctctctctctcttctccattcAAGGACATAATGGGAATTGCAATCTCTCCCAAGGACATAATGGGGATTACGTAACCAGACGCTCTCCCTCCATCTCGCCCCCTTCTCCCGCTACATCCGAACTCGCACCCATACCTTTCCCGCCAAATCTCAGCGTAaaccctagagagagaaactgcgagccagagagagagagagagagagggagagcgacCGCGCGATGGAGGAGGAAATCAAAGCGAAGTTCAACGAGAGCGGCTTCACGATCGACGAAGCCGGAGAAGAGGAGATACTCCACAaatgtaagcctctctcgactCTGCTGCTGTCCATTTTTCGACGCGCGTTTCGAAATCTGGCGCTGACGGATGCTGCGGTTTTCGCTC
The nucleotide sequence above comes from Eucalyptus grandis isolate ANBG69807.140 chromosome 2, ASM1654582v1, whole genome shotgun sequence. Encoded proteins:
- the LOC104433641 gene encoding mitotic spindle checkpoint protein MAD2, which encodes MASKTVAKDIITLRGSAAIVSEFFGYAANSILYNRGVYPEESFAKVKKYGLPMLLTQDEGVKSFIANLNAQLSEWLEAGKLQRVVLVIMSKATGEVLERWNFSIETDGEVVEKGVSREKSDKEIMREIQAIMRQIASSITYLPCLDEPCVFDVLAYTDKDVAVPFTWIESDPKLIANPQMVKLHSFDTKIHKVDTLVSYKNDEWDEQ